The Bifidobacterium eulemuris genome includes a window with the following:
- a CDS encoding tRNA pseudouridine synthase A: protein MEAMTRLRIDLAYDGGGFYGWATQPTLRTVQGTIESALHTVLRVPQDDPDQRLRLTVAGRTDTGVHASHQVCHIDLDEALLERAVGHMNVSGIEALRRRLSRMLPDDITLHRVSRAPSGFDARFSALERTYVYRIADRGSEADPRMRGFVLRIDDRLDLDAMNEAAATTIGLHDFGSFATPNPGGTTIREVKYARWERVPVRPLIDATGLAYETPAVESGLVCFTIVADAFARNMVRSLVNGCVQVGLGKRDLDWFAGKMAVPLREGSTGPIAPQGLTLEHIAYPADDQLAARAEAIRAVRTL, encoded by the coding sequence ATGGAAGCCATGACACGACTTCGCATTGATTTGGCGTACGACGGCGGCGGATTCTACGGTTGGGCGACACAGCCGACGCTGCGCACCGTGCAGGGCACCATCGAATCCGCGCTGCATACCGTGCTGCGCGTCCCGCAGGACGATCCCGACCAGCGGTTGCGTCTGACCGTGGCGGGCCGCACCGACACCGGCGTGCACGCCAGCCATCAGGTGTGCCATATCGACTTGGACGAGGCGCTGCTGGAGCGCGCGGTCGGCCATATGAACGTCTCCGGCATCGAAGCGTTGCGGCGCCGTCTCTCCCGCATGCTGCCCGACGACATCACCCTCCACCGCGTCAGCCGCGCCCCCAGCGGCTTCGACGCGCGCTTCTCCGCGCTGGAACGCACCTACGTCTACCGCATCGCCGACCGGGGGAGCGAGGCGGACCCCCGGATGCGCGGCTTTGTGCTGCGGATCGACGACCGGCTCGATCTGGATGCCATGAACGAGGCCGCGGCGACGACCATCGGTCTGCATGATTTCGGATCCTTCGCCACACCGAATCCGGGCGGCACCACCATCCGCGAGGTGAAATACGCGCGGTGGGAGCGCGTGCCCGTCCGTCCCCTGATCGACGCGACCGGTCTGGCCTACGAAACCCCCGCTGTGGAGTCCGGCCTGGTGTGCTTCACCATCGTGGCCGACGCCTTCGCGCGCAATATGGTGCGCTCCCTGGTCAACGGCTGCGTGCAGGTGGGTCTCGGCAAACGCGACCTCGACTGGTTCGCCGGCAAAATGGCCGTGCCTCTGCGCGAGGGATCCACCGGCCCCATCGCCCCCCAAGGGCTCACGCTGGAACATATCGCCTATCCGGCCGACGACCAGCTCGCCGCCCGCGCCGAAGCCATCCGCGCCGTGCGCACGCTGTAA
- the rplQ gene encoding 50S ribosomal protein L17, protein MPTPKKGPRLASSPAHERLMLANMATSLFQNGRIVTTLPKAKRLRPLAERLITFAKRGDLHSRRRVMRVIRNKSVVHILFTQIAEQMEQREGGYTRIVKIAPRVGDNAPAAIIELVTEPVSPKQAVVKEAEAAVKVAEEAPVEVEETKIEAEAVEAEAAEVENTEAAAEAEAEKAE, encoded by the coding sequence ATGCCTACACCGAAGAAGGGCCCGCGCCTGGCGTCCAGCCCCGCGCATGAGCGCCTCATGCTGGCGAACATGGCCACCAGCCTGTTCCAGAACGGCCGCATCGTCACCACGCTGCCGAAGGCCAAGCGCCTTCGTCCGCTGGCCGAGCGCCTGATCACCTTCGCCAAGCGCGGTGATCTGCACTCCCGCCGTCGCGTGATGCGCGTCATCCGCAACAAGTCCGTGGTGCACATCCTGTTCACCCAGATCGCCGAGCAGATGGAGCAGCGCGAAGGCGGCTACACCCGCATCGTGAAGATCGCCCCGCGCGTCGGCGACAACGCCCCCGCCGCGATCATCGAGCTCGTCACCGAGCCGGTGAGCCCGAAGCAGGCCGTGGTCAAGGAAGCCGAAGCCGCCGTCAAGGTCGCCGAGGAAGCCCCGGTCGAGGTCGAGGAGACCAAGATCGAAGCCGAGGCCGTCGAGGCTGAGGCCGCTGAGGTGGAGAACACCGAGGCCGCCGCTGAGGCCGAGGCCGAGAAGGCCGAGTGA
- a CDS encoding DNA-directed RNA polymerase subunit alpha, whose protein sequence is MLIAQRPTLTEESLNPQRSRFIIEPLEPGFGYTLGNSLRRTLLSSIPGAAVTSVRVSGALHEFTTLPGVQEDVTEILLNIKGIVLTSEYDEPVVMYLRKSGKGEATAGDITPPAGVTIANPDLHIATLAEDGELEIEFTVERGRGYVPAQMNKQDSDEIGRIPVDSIYSPVLKVSYKVEATRVEQRTDFDKLILDVETKPAISPRDAVASAGSTLVELFGLCRELNIQAEGVEVGPAPVAEETNPEMAVPIEDLNLTQRSYNCLKREGIHTIGELVSHTEQDLLDIRNFGMKSIDEVKDKLQTLGLALKTSPIAFDTTNLEGGTFFSPEDE, encoded by the coding sequence GTGCTTATTGCACAGCGTCCGACACTGACCGAGGAGTCCCTGAACCCGCAGCGTTCGCGTTTCATCATCGAGCCGCTCGAGCCTGGCTTCGGCTACACGCTCGGCAACTCGCTTCGTCGTACGCTCCTGAGCTCCATTCCGGGTGCCGCGGTGACCTCTGTGCGCGTTTCCGGCGCACTGCACGAGTTCACCACGCTGCCTGGCGTGCAGGAGGATGTGACCGAGATTCTGCTCAACATCAAGGGCATCGTGCTCACCAGCGAATACGATGAGCCGGTGGTCATGTATCTGCGCAAGAGCGGCAAGGGCGAGGCCACCGCGGGGGACATCACCCCTCCGGCCGGCGTGACCATCGCCAACCCCGATCTGCACATCGCCACCCTCGCCGAGGACGGCGAACTCGAGATCGAGTTCACCGTCGAGCGCGGCCGCGGCTATGTGCCGGCTCAGATGAACAAGCAGGACAGCGATGAGATCGGCCGCATCCCGGTCGACTCCATCTACTCCCCGGTGCTCAAGGTGAGCTACAAGGTCGAGGCCACCCGTGTGGAACAGCGCACGGACTTCGACAAGCTCATTCTGGACGTGGAGACCAAGCCCGCCATCTCCCCGCGTGACGCGGTGGCTTCCGCCGGTTCGACCCTGGTGGAGCTCTTCGGCCTGTGCCGCGAGCTCAACATCCAGGCCGAGGGCGTCGAGGTCGGTCCGGCTCCCGTGGCCGAAGAGACCAACCCCGAGATGGCCGTGCCGATCGAGGATCTCAACCTCACCCAGCGCAGCTACAACTGCCTCAAGCGTGAGGGCATCCACACCATCGGCGAGCTCGTCTCCCACACCGAGCAGGACCTGCTCGACATCCGCAATTTCGGTATGAAGTCCATCGATGAGGTCAAGGACAAGCTGCAGACCCTGGGTCTGGCGCTGAAGACCTCGCCGATTGCCTTCGACACCACCAACCTCGAAGGCGGCACCTTCTTCTCCCCGGAAGACGAGTGA
- the rpsK gene encoding 30S ribosomal protein S11 — translation MAAPKQAARKPRRRDRKSVPVGQAHIKSTFNNTIISITDPSGAVVSWASGGDVGFKGSRKSTPFAAGLAAESAARKAMEHGVKKVDVFVKGPGSGRETAIRSLQSAGLEVGSITDVTPQAHNGVRPPKRRRV, via the coding sequence ATGGCAGCTCCCAAGCAGGCCGCGCGCAAGCCTCGTCGTCGGGACCGCAAGTCGGTGCCGGTCGGGCAGGCGCATATCAAGTCCACTTTCAACAACACGATCATTTCGATCACCGATCCGTCCGGCGCTGTGGTGTCCTGGGCGTCCGGTGGCGATGTCGGATTCAAGGGCTCCCGTAAGTCCACGCCGTTCGCCGCTGGTCTGGCCGCCGAGTCCGCCGCCCGCAAGGCGATGGAGCACGGCGTCAAGAAGGTCGACGTGTTCGTCAAGGGCCCGGGTTCCGGTCGTGAAACCGCCATCCGCTCCCTGCAGTCCGCGGGTCTCGAGGTCGGTTCCATCACCGACGTGACCCCGCAAGCACACAACGGCGTTCGTCCTCCGAAGCGCCGCCGCGTCTGA
- the rpsM gene encoding 30S ribosomal protein S13, which yields MARLAGVDIPNEKRIEIALTYIFGVGRTRAKETLAATGINPDIRVKDLTDEQLITLRDYLEANYKIEGDLRREIDADIRRKIQINCYQGQRHRKGLPVRGQRTKTNARTRKGPKRTVAGKKKATK from the coding sequence ATGGCACGTCTTGCCGGAGTCGACATCCCCAATGAGAAGCGCATCGAGATCGCCCTCACCTACATTTTCGGTGTGGGCCGCACTCGTGCCAAGGAAACGCTTGCCGCGACCGGTATCAATCCGGATATCCGCGTCAAGGATCTTACCGATGAGCAGCTGATCACGCTGCGTGACTACCTCGAGGCCAACTACAAGATCGAGGGCGATCTGCGTCGTGAAATCGACGCGGACATCCGTCGTAAGATTCAGATCAACTGCTACCAAGGCCAGCGTCACCGTAAGGGACTTCCCGTGCGCGGTCAGCGCACCAAGACCAACGCCCGCACCCGCAAGGGCCCGAAGCGCACGGTCGCCGGAAAGAAGAAGGCCACCAAGTAG
- the rpmJ gene encoding 50S ribosomal protein L36, which translates to MKVSPSVKRICENCRVIRRHGRVMVICINPRHKQRQG; encoded by the coding sequence ATGAAGGTCAGCCCTAGTGTGAAGAGGATCTGCGAGAACTGCCGCGTGATCCGTCGTCACGGCCGCGTCATGGTGATCTGCATCAACCCGCGCCACAAGCAGCGTCAGGGCTGA
- the infA gene encoding translation initiation factor IF-1: MAKDGVIEVEGQVVEALPNAMFRVELENKHIVLATISGKMRKNYIRILPQDRVVLEMSPYDLNRGRITYRYK; this comes from the coding sequence ATGGCAAAAGACGGTGTGATTGAAGTCGAAGGACAGGTGGTGGAAGCGCTGCCGAACGCGATGTTCCGCGTCGAACTCGAGAACAAGCACATCGTGCTCGCCACGATCTCCGGCAAAATGCGCAAGAACTATATCCGCATCCTGCCGCAGGATCGTGTCGTGCTTGAGATGAGCCCGTACGACCTGAACCGCGGACGTATTACGTACCGCTACAAGTAA
- a CDS encoding adenylate kinase has product MRLLIMGPQGVGKGTQAAKLAEHYGIPAISTGDIFRYNIKNKTELGLEAMSYTDKGELVPDELTNKIVKDRLAMDDTKNGWILDGYPRNASQVEALDAMLADLGTPLDAVVALDADRDVLMERMAKRAAEQGRTDDTPEVIAKRLETYAQETAPLLDTYGERGLLVAIDGVGEIDAIQADIVAALDAKVA; this is encoded by the coding sequence ATGCGTCTGCTGATCATGGGCCCGCAGGGTGTGGGCAAAGGCACCCAGGCCGCGAAGCTCGCCGAGCATTACGGCATCCCCGCCATCTCCACCGGCGACATCTTCCGCTACAACATCAAGAACAAGACCGAGCTGGGTCTTGAGGCCATGAGCTACACCGACAAGGGCGAGCTGGTGCCGGACGAGCTGACCAACAAGATCGTCAAGGACCGTCTGGCCATGGACGACACCAAGAACGGCTGGATCCTCGACGGCTATCCGCGCAACGCCTCCCAGGTCGAGGCGCTGGACGCCATGCTGGCCGATCTCGGCACGCCGCTCGACGCCGTGGTGGCGCTCGACGCCGACAGGGACGTGCTGATGGAGCGTATGGCCAAGCGCGCCGCCGAGCAGGGCCGCACCGACGACACCCCCGAGGTGATCGCCAAGCGTCTTGAGACCTACGCACAGGAGACCGCCCCGCTGCTGGACACCTACGGTGAGCGCGGCCTGCTGGTCGCCATCGACGGCGTGGGTGAGATCGACGCCATCCAGGCCGATATCGTGGCCGCGTTGGACGCCAAGGTCGCCTGA
- the secY gene encoding preprotein translocase subunit SecY — MRTLIQALKTKELRKKILFVLFIIIIYRIGSFIPTPGVDYGVVQECVGDMSTTSENFIGLVNLFSGGAMLQLSIFALGVMPYITASIVVQLLRVVIPRFEALHKEGQSGEAKLTQYTRYLTIGLAVLQSTTILVTARSGALFNYQCSQVIPDGSVWNLVVMVLIMTGGTGLIMWMAELVTEKGIGQGMSVLIFMSICSGFLPQLWEIGWGTDGTDGDWTKFAIVVAVLLVILIFVDYVELCQRRIPVQYTRRMIGRKMYGGSSTYLPLKVNMSGVIPPIFASSILAIPTLIAQFDSDADWAEWINNNLADTTSVWYIALYAVMIVFFCFFYTSITFNPDETADNMKQYGGFIPGIRAGNATSRYLSYVMNRLNTVGAIYLLFVALIPTVLIMALGLNTQLPFGGTTILIIAGVGLDTLRQAKAQTEQYQYTGFLFENTDKVEGK; from the coding sequence GTGAGGACGCTAATCCAGGCCCTGAAGACCAAGGAGTTGAGGAAGAAGATCCTCTTCGTCCTGTTCATCATCATCATCTACCGCATCGGCTCCTTCATCCCGACGCCGGGTGTGGATTACGGTGTGGTGCAGGAATGCGTGGGGGATATGAGCACAACCTCCGAGAACTTCATCGGACTGGTGAATCTGTTCTCCGGCGGCGCCATGCTTCAGCTGTCCATCTTCGCGTTGGGCGTGATGCCGTACATCACCGCCTCCATCGTGGTGCAGCTGCTGCGCGTGGTCATCCCGCGCTTCGAAGCGCTGCATAAGGAAGGCCAGTCGGGCGAGGCCAAGCTCACCCAGTACACCCGATACCTCACCATCGGCCTGGCCGTGCTGCAGTCCACCACCATTCTGGTGACCGCCCGCTCCGGCGCGCTGTTCAACTACCAGTGCTCGCAGGTCATCCCCGACGGCTCCGTGTGGAACCTCGTCGTGATGGTGCTCATCATGACCGGCGGCACCGGCCTGATCATGTGGATGGCCGAGCTCGTCACCGAAAAGGGCATCGGACAGGGCATGTCCGTGCTTATCTTCATGTCCATCTGCTCCGGCTTCCTGCCGCAGCTGTGGGAGATCGGCTGGGGCACCGACGGCACCGACGGCGATTGGACCAAGTTCGCCATCGTCGTGGCCGTGCTGCTCGTCATCCTCATCTTCGTCGACTACGTGGAGCTGTGCCAGCGCCGCATCCCGGTGCAGTACACCCGTCGTATGATCGGCCGCAAGATGTACGGCGGCTCCTCCACCTACCTGCCTCTGAAGGTGAATATGTCCGGCGTCATCCCGCCGATCTTCGCCTCCTCCATTCTTGCGATCCCGACCCTGATCGCGCAGTTCGACTCCGACGCCGACTGGGCCGAGTGGATCAACAACAACCTCGCCGACACCACCTCCGTGTGGTACATCGCGCTGTACGCGGTGATGATCGTGTTCTTCTGCTTCTTCTACACCTCGATCACGTTCAACCCGGACGAGACCGCGGACAACATGAAGCAGTACGGCGGCTTCATCCCCGGCATCCGCGCCGGCAACGCCACCAGCCGCTACCTGAGCTATGTGATGAACCGACTCAACACCGTCGGCGCCATCTACCTGCTCTTCGTGGCGCTGATTCCGACCGTGCTCATCATGGCGCTGGGACTCAACACCCAGCTGCCCTTCGGCGGCACCACCATCCTGATCATCGCGGGCGTCGGCCTCGACACCCTGCGCCAGGCCAAGGCACAGACCGAACAGTACCAGTACACCGGCTTCCTGTTCGAGAACACCGACAAAGTAGAGGGCAAGTAG
- the rplO gene encoding 50S ribosomal protein L15, translating into MADNEILQMHDLKPAPGAKKARTRVGRGEGSKGKTSGRGFKGQTKRTHVRPGFEGGQLPLYMRLPKLRGFKSPFKTEYQVVNISKLAELYPAGGEVTAEDLVAKGAVRGGYPVKVLGDGETTVAFTLKGVKASASAKSKIEAAGGSISEK; encoded by the coding sequence ATGGCAGATAACGAAATCCTGCAGATGCACGACCTCAAGCCCGCCCCGGGCGCCAAGAAGGCTCGCACCCGCGTGGGTCGAGGCGAAGGCTCCAAGGGTAAGACCTCCGGTCGTGGCTTCAAGGGCCAGACGAAGCGCACCCATGTGCGTCCCGGCTTCGAAGGCGGACAGCTGCCGCTGTACATGCGCCTGCCGAAGCTGCGCGGCTTCAAGAGCCCGTTCAAGACCGAGTACCAGGTCGTCAACATCTCCAAGCTTGCCGAGCTGTACCCGGCCGGCGGCGAGGTGACCGCCGAGGATCTGGTCGCCAAGGGCGCCGTGCGCGGCGGCTATCCGGTCAAGGTCCTGGGCGACGGCGAGACCACCGTGGCATTCACCCTTAAGGGGGTTAAGGCCTCGGCTTCCGCCAAGTCCAAGATCGAAGCCGCCGGCGGCTCCATCTCCGAGAAGTAA
- the rpmD gene encoding 50S ribosomal protein L30, which translates to MANLKITLHHGLVNRTPKQRATAHTLGLRKIGQTVVRPDTPANRGLVNVVRHLVTVEEVD; encoded by the coding sequence ATGGCTAACCTGAAGATTACGCTGCATCACGGTCTCGTGAACCGCACGCCCAAGCAGCGCGCCACTGCGCACACGCTGGGCCTGCGCAAGATCGGCCAGACCGTGGTCCGCCCGGACACCCCGGCCAACCGTGGCCTGGTGAACGTGGTTCGCCACCTGGTTACCGTCGAGGAGGTTGACTGA